The Solidesulfovibrio sp. nucleotide sequence GGCATTGGATGCAGGCCTTCATGTCGTTTTTGAGGGGACTGGTCACGCGGTGGTCGGAAATCTTGTGCACGCCGACCTTGGTATAGGGCATGTGGCAGTCGGCGCAGGCGGCGCCGGCCTTCCAGTGCACGCTGTTGTTGGAGAAGAACTCGAACTCCGGGTGACGGATAAAGGCCAGCTTGAAGCCGGTGACCGTCTGCTTCCATTCCTTGATGGTCTCGTCGGACCGCAGCTTGTGGATGATATTCTCGACGGTGATGTTGCCCCACTTGCTGTCCTGCCAGGGAAAGAACAGGCCCACCGACTGCATGTCGGCGTTTTTGGGGATGGCGTAGGTCACGTGGCACTGGGCGCACACCACCGTGCGCATCTCCTGGCGGGTGAGTTTTTGCCAGTCCACGCCCATGCCCTCCAGGGCCGGCACCAGGCTGAAGCCGCGAGAAACATTGAGCGCCATGTCCTTGTTGTTGTGGCAGTCGATGCAGGCCACGCCCAGGGTGCGGAATTTCTCCGGAATCTTGTCCAGGACTTCCTTGAACGGCAACTTGTAGTAGTCCACGCCCATTTCCTTGACGAGCATGGGGGCGTAGGGCGTCTTGCAGCTCAGGCACACGCCGCCGGCCTTAAGGCGCGAGGCGTCGATTTCCAGTTGGTCGCGCAGCATGTAGGCGTGGCCGCGCGGCTCGTTGTATTCGACGCCGAACCCCCAGCCGCTGAACAGAAGCGCCATGTAGGGGAATTCGGCCAGCTTGTCGTAGGTGATGCGGTCGGCGTCGAAGCCCCGCTTGTATTTGCTTTTTCCGGCCGGGGTGGGTTCCTCGGTCTTTTTCCAGGACTCGTACTCTTCCGGATAGGCCTTGCCCCACACGGCCGGGTCGATCTCCCCGTCGGGGATGGTCACGGTCTTGACCGGTTCGGGCTTGGGCGGCGAGCAGGCGTAGGGGACGAAGAAAAAAGCGGCAATGATGGCGGCCAAGGCCGCATGGCGTATGGATTTGCCCCGCATGGTCTTCCCTCTCTCGGTTTTGCCGGTTGTTTTTCAGCGAGTCAGCGGCACGCCCACATGCTTGTGCATGACACGGCGATGGCAGTCCCAGCAGTAGCGCTTCTGGTCGAGCATCTCCACGGCCGTCTCGTGGCAGCGGATGCAGTTGGCCTGGACGACGGCCTTGCCGTGGGCGGAAATGCGGATGTCCTCCGGAACCCGGCCGGAATGGAAGACGAAGACGTCCTTCATGCCGTCGATGGACTTCCAGACGTAATGCCCGGCCAGGTTGTCGTTGGGCAGGTGGCAGTCCACGCACCGGATGCGCTTGTGGGCTCCGTGATGGAACCAGGCCTCGTACTCGGCCTCCATGACGTGGCAGGAGGCGCAGAAATCGGGCGATTCGGATTTGGCCAGAAGCCTGGGCGGCCCCAGGGCCAGGAAAAGCCCCAGCCCCACCGCGGCCAGGCCGATGACGGCGACAATCCGCACGCCCCGTTTGCCGGCATGCCCCATGATCCCCTCTCCTGGTCTTAAGGTTAGGGAATCACGTTACAACAGCCGGCGGAACATGACAACGCGCGAAGCCGGGAATCCGGCCTATATGTGAAAATAATGCGATCTATTCGGGAAGCGCCATGCGCGGGTCGGCCCGGCCGGGTCACGGGCCGTGCAGGCCGCGCCCCGGTGGGACGCCTACTCGTCAAGCCCCCGGCAGCCCCGGCAGCGGGCCCTGAGCATCTCCGAAAGCCAGATGCCCACGAACACGCCCAGGGCGTTGGCCACGGCGTCGCCCATGCTGGCCGAACGGCCCGGCACGAAGGACTGGCCCCACTCCAGCAGCCCGCCCAGGACGATCATCAGGTAGGCGGCCACCCGGGCCCGGTCGCCCCGGGCAAAGGCCCACAGCGGCAAGGCCCCGAGCCAGGCGTAGGTCAGGCCGTGGTAGAGCTTGTCGGCGTTCCAGAAATCCAGCGGCAATTCCAGGCGCGGGGTCAGCGACAGCCAGACCGTGGCGGCCACGGAAACAATCCAGACCGCCAGCATGAACCGGCGGAACATCGGCGTTTCGATCACGGCTCCTCCCGTCCCGAAGCCGGGCGGCCCCGGGGACGCGCCCAGACGACGGCGCGGCGTACCCTATCCCGGCCTCCGGGAAATGGCCAGGGGCAAGCGCGCACCCGGTGTCCGGGCGAGGAATACGCCCGGTTCGCCCCGGCCTTTCCCGGCCGCGACCAGCCGCGCAACGGCAAATGGCGATAAAAACGCCCTCTTTTTCAATTCGGGCTTATAATAAGCCCATTTCCCTTGCCGGTCGCAGACCCTGCCAACCAACAGCTTGAAATCACTGACTTTATAAAACGGCACGAAACCTGCTTCTTGCGAGGCGAGGTTTCGCCATGCCGCCCTGGAACTGCCACCGTCACGCCCATCGAACCGAACCACGCGTCTGCCTGGCCTGCCACGGGCAACGCTTGGCCACGCTGCTGGAAACCGCCACCAGCCTGCGGCTGTACCGCGTGACCGAGGACGACTTCCTGGAAGAGGCGGCCTGGGCCATGCCGGACGGCGGGCTGGCCGTTGTGGCCACCCTCCTCGCCCGATCCGGCGTGGCCCTGCTGGTGTGCGGCGGCGTCACCTGCTGCTGCCTCAATCATTTCACCCGCCAGGGCCTGGCCGTGGCCCCATGGATCGCCGGCGACGTGCCGACGGTCCTGGCCGCCCTGCGCGCGAACCGACTGGAAACCCTGCTTTCGCCGGGAGCCAGGCCGCCACGCGGCCTGCGCCGGCAGGCCGGGTTTTACGCCATACCCCCGGAGCACGAACCATCATGAACGAGAACGGACTGCGCGACTTAAACGACGAAATCAAAAAGAAACCCGTCACCGGCCTGGACAAGGTCAAGGCCGTGGTGGTGGTGCTGTCCGGCAAGGGCGGCGTGGGCAAATCCACGGTCGCGGCCAACCTGGCCGCCGGGTTGGCCATGGAGGGCAGGCGTACCGGCCTGCTCGACGTGGACGTCCACGGCCCGAGCATCCCGCGCCTTTTAAAGCTCGCGGGCAACCGGCCGGACATGGCGGAGAACATGCTGGTCCCCGTGGACTGGCACTGGAACCTGGGCGTCATGTCCATCGGCTTTCTCCTGCCCGGGGCCGACGACGCCGTCATCTGGCGCGGCCCGGCCAAGGCCGGCGTCATCCAGCAGTTGGCCGAACAGGTCGCCTGGGGCGAGCGCGACGTCCTGGTCGTGGACTGCCCCCCGGGCACCGGCGACGAACCCCTGTCCGTGCTGCAGATCTTCGGCGACAAGGCCATGGCCGTCATCGTCACCTCGCCCCAGGACGTGGCCGTGGACGACGTGCGCCGCTCCATCACCTTCTGTCGCCAGCTCTCCACCCCCATCTGCGGCATCGTCGAGAACTTAAGCGGCTTCGCCTGCCCCAGCTGCGGCGCGGTCCACGACATCTTCAGCACCGGCGGCGGCGAAAAACTGGCCGCCGAGGCCAATGTCCCCTTTCTCGGCCGCATCCCCATCGATCCCGAGGTGGCCCGCTCCGGCGACGACGGCGACGTGTTCCTGGCCGTGGCCGGCAAAAGCCCCTCGGCCCAGGCCTTCAAGGGCGTCATCGCCCACGTGCTGGCCGCCCTGGACAATCCGCCGGCCGCGAAGGGTTAGACCGTGGACGCCCGAAACGACCAGGACGCCCTGGACATGATCCTCGACGTGTTCGAGCGGGAACAGGCCGCCGACCTCGTCGCCCAGTTCGGCGAAAAGGGCCTGGCCATCTGGCGCGAGGCCCCCAACCGGCCGCGCCTGACCGAGCCCACCGCCGTGGGCACGGTCAAGGGCTCCTGCGGCGACACCATCGCCATCGCCATCGAGGTTGCCGGCGAAACCATCGCCCGCACGGACTTCGACACCGACGGCTGCGCCGCCAGCCAGATCGCCGCGGCCACGGCCGCCGCCCTGGCCCGGGGCAAAAACCTCGACGACGCCGTGGACATCGACGAGGCGGCCATCGTTTCGGCCGTGGGCCGCTTCCCCGACGACCACCGCCACTGCGCCTACCTGGCCGCCGCCGCCGTGCGCGAGGCCGTGCACCGCTGGATGATCGCCGGCGGGGTGCTGGGGCAGATGGAGCGGAAAACGCAGGGGGAATAATGCCTCCGGCGGCCAGGAGGGGCCTGAGGCCCCTCCTGGACCACCCCCTCAGGAAAGACAGGGAGGAAGCTATGAGTGAAGTGGTTGCTGTGAGCAGTGAAGGGCCGACGCTTGACGACGCCGTGGATGCGCGGTTCGGCCGGGCGGCCGGGTTCGTGCTGATCGATGCGGCCGGCGGAACACGGTATCTCGACAACGGCGCGTCCCAGGCCATGGCCCACGGCGCGGGCATCGAAACCGCCCGCCGCATCGCCGAGGCCGGCGCGACCGTGCTCTTAACCGGCGTGGTCGGCCCCAAGGCCGCCGCCGCCCTCAAATCCGTGGGCCTGGCCGTGGTCGAAGGTATGGAAGGCCGCACCGTCGGCCAGGCCCTGGCCGCCTACCGCCAAGGCAAGGGAGCCTAGCCCCGTGCGCATCGCCATCGCCAGCGGCAAGGGCGGCACCGGCAAGACCACCGTGTCCGCCGCCCTGGCCTCGGTCTGGACCGAGGCCGTGTCCCGGCCCGTCCTGGCCGCGGACCTCGACGTGGAGGAACCCAACCTCCACCTTTTCCTGCGCCCGGTCATCACCGAAGCCCACGTGGCCAACCTGGAGATCCCGGTCATCGACGCCGCGGCCTGCACCCGCTGCGGCGCCTGCCGGGAGATTTGCCAGTTCGGCGCCGTGACCATCCTGGGCGACACGCCGCTGGTTTTCGACGACATGTGCCACGGTTGCGGGGCCTGCCTGGCCGTATGCCCGGTTGCGGCCATGTCCCCGGGCGCCCGGGAGGTGGGGCGGGTGGAGGAAGGCGCGGCCGGGAGCATCGCCTTTGTCAACGGTCGGCTGCGGGTGGGCGAAGCCATGAGCCCGGTGCTCATCCGCGCCGTCACCGCCCGGGTGAACGGAAAACTCGCCGCCCTGCCCGAATCCGAACGGCCCGACGTGCTCCTCGACGCCCCGCCGGGCGTGAGTTGTCCGGCCCAAAACGCCGTGGCCACGGCCGACGTCATCGTGCTGGTGGTCGAGCCCACACCCTTTGGCATCCACGATTTCGCCCTGGCCGTGGAGGCGTTCGCGCCGCTCGGCAAACCCCTGACCGTGGTCGTCAACAAGGCCGGCGAGGCCAGCCCGGAACTGGACGCGCTGTGCCGGCGGGAAAACCTGCCGGTGCTGGCCGCCATCCCCGACGACCGGGCCATTGCCGAGGGCTATGCCCGGGGGAGGCTCCTGCCGGAGATGTCCCCGGCCTGCCGGGCCCTGTGCCTCGATCTGGCCCGCCAGCTGGCCGCCCTGCGCCCGGAGGCCCGCCATGCGTGAGATCGTGGTCTTAAGCGGCAAGGGCGGGGCCGGAAAAACGTCGATTACCGCCGCCTTCGCCGCGCTGGCCCGAAACGCCATCGTCTGCGACCTCGACGTGGACGCCCCGGACCTGCACATCCTGCTTTCCCCCAAGGACACGGCGGCCGAGGAATTCGTCTCGGGCAACCTGGCCCAGGTCGAGGCCAGCGACTGCGACGGCTGCGGCGTCTGCCGGGAAATTTGCCGTTTCGAGGCCGTGTCCGTGGGCGAAGACGGCAAGGCGGTCATCGACCCCCACCGTTGCGAGGGCTGCAAGGCCTGCGTGGCCCTGTGCCCGCGCCGGGCCATCGCCTTTCCGCCCCGGGTCTGCGGCTATTTCGCCGTTTCCGCCAGCCGCTTCGGCCCCTTCGTCCACGCCCGGCTCGATCCGGGCGGGGAGAACTCCGGCCGCCTGGTGGCGCTGCTCAAGCGCAGGGCCCGGGAGCTGGCCGAAAAGGCCGGCCACGAGCTCATCGTCTGCGACGGCGCGCCCGGCATCGCCTGTCCGGTCATAAGCGCCCTGTCCGGCGCGAGCCTAGCCGTGCTGGTGGTCGAGCCCACGCCGTCGGGCACCCACGACTTTGCCCGCGTGGCCAAGCTGTGCGACCATTTCAAGCTGCCAACCGGCGTGATCGTCAATAAGGCCGACCTCAACCCCGAGGAGACCGCCCGCCTGGAAGCCCTGTGCCGCCAGGCCGGCCGGCCGGTCCTGGGCCGGCTGCCCTACTCCCCGGACGTCACCCGGGCCATGAAGGCGAAAGTCACCCTGCCCGAATACGGCGGTCCCCTGGCCGGCGATATCGCCCGCCTGTGGGAAGCCACGAACGCCCTGGCCCAAACCTGCGCCAAGGCCAAATAACAAGGATACCGTCATGGAAACCCTTCGTATCGCCATTCCCTCCAGCCAGCCCGGCGGCATGGACTGCGCCGTGGGCGCCCACTTCGGCCACTGCGACTGCTACACCGTCGTGGACGTGGCCGACGGACAAGTCACCGAGGTCGCCACCCTGCCCAATGTCCCCCACGTCCAGGGCGGCTGCATGGCCCCGGTCAACCACCTGTCCCAAAACGGCGTCACCGTGCTTTTGGCCGGCGGCATGGGCATGCGCCCGCTCATGGGCTTCGAGCAGGTTGGCATCGCCGTGTACCACGGCGGCGAGGCGGCTAGCGTCGGCGAAGCCGTGGCCGCCTTCCTGTCCGGCTCCCTGCCGCGCTTTTCCCGCAGCAACACCTGCGGCGGCGGTTTGGGATAAGGAGAGGGGGAAGGAAGAAACAATACGATAAAGATGCCTCCGGCGGCCGGGGGGGATAATCCCCCCCGGACCCCCTTGAAGGGAGGATGGGGAGAGAAGACATGCCGATTTATGATATCGAGTGTCCGGGATGCGGGTATGCGGGGGAGGTCATCCGGCCCGGGGCCGAGGATGCGCCGGCTTGTCCGCGCTGCGGCGCGCCGGCCGTGAAACTGTTGTCCCCGACAAGTTCGCTCACCGGCAAAACGGCGACCGGCCTGCCCGGCCCCTCGGACCACGGCTGCTGCGGCTCGCGCCCCGGCCAGGCCGGCTGCGCCGGTCCGGGCTCATGCTGCGGCAAGGCCTGAGAAAGGATCGTTCATGGATATCCTCATCGCGACGCCGCGTCCCGAAGCCCTGGCGGGCTTTCGCCAAGGCCTCGCCGACGCGGGGAACACCGTCCAGGTCGTGGCCAGCGGCGAAGAGGCCGCCGTCCGGGTGGCCGCCGCCCCGCCCAAGCTCTGTGTGGTCGACGCCGGATTGCCGGACACCGACGCCTTTGCCCTGGTCGCCCGGCTCATGGCCATAAACGCCCTGGTGGATACGGCCGTGGTGTCCGAACTGGCCGCCGCGGCCTTCCACGAGGCCGGCGAGGGCCTGGGCATCCTCATGCGCCTGCCCTCTCCCCCGGGGCCCGCCCAGGCCGGGGAACTGCTCGACGCCCTGCGCGTCATCGCCTGAGCCGGGAGCCACCATGGCCGCCCCGACGCTCCTGGTCCTGTCCGACAACCGCAGCCTCGACGACCGGCTGGCCTTCGAACACGGCTGGTCGGTCTGGGTCGATGCCGGCCCCCACGGCGACCTGCTCTGGGATACGGGCCAAACGGGCGTCTTTCTCGAAAACGCCCGGACCCTCGGCATCGATCCGACCACGGCCCGGGCGGTCGCCCTCAGCCACGGCCACCACGACCACGCCGGCGGTCTGCCCGAACTGCTCGCCGCCGGCTACGCCGGCCCGGTCCATGCCCATCCGGGCGTGCTGCTTCGCCGCTACAGCCGCCGCGACGGCACCACCTTCCGCTCCATCGGCATGGGCGACGGCCGCCTGGCCGGGGGCATTCCGGGATTCTCGCCCGTAACCGAAACCCGGGAGTTGCTTCCGGGGGTGACCATACTCACCGCCATCCCCCGTCTGCCGGGCAACCACGAGGCCACGGAAAACCTGTTCCGGGACGCCACCGGCCGTGTCCCGGACGACGTGCCCGACGACGCCTTCCTGGTCATCGCGGGAGCCGACGGCCCTTTCGTGCTGCTCGGCTGCTGCCACGCCGGCCTGGCCAACAGCCTGGCCCAGGTGAAAGCCCGCCTGGGGCTTTCGCGCCTCGCCGCCGTGGCCGGCGGCCTGCACCTCGGCGGGGCCGGCCTCCAAGCCCTGGAGCAGGCCGCGGCCACCCTGGAAACGTTCGGCGTCGAACGCCTCTATCCCGGCCACTGCACCGGCCAGGCCGGCCTCGACTTCCTGCGGCGGCATTTCTCCGGCGAGGTGACGGAAACCGGCTGCGGCCTGCGCATCCGGCCCTGACTTGACCGATGGCGGCCGCGGGGCGAGAGGAGGAAGGGAAAAAACCTTTTCCGCAGAGCCAAGGAGACGGCATGTACTTCAAACAGATCCAGACACCGGGACTCGGCTGTTTTTCCTACGTCCTGGGCTGCCCGGCGGCCCGCGTGTGCGCCGTGGTCGACCCCAGGCGCGACATCGACCGCTACCTGGAAATCGCCCGCGACGAGGGCATGGCGATCGCGGCGGTCATCGAAACCCACCTGCACGCCGACCACGTAAGCGGCGGCCAGGAACTGCGCGCCGCAACCGGCGCGGTCATCCACATCCACCCCGGGGCCGGCGTCGCCTATCCCCACGCGCCCCTGGCCGAGGGGCAGGTGCTGGAGTTCGGGGCGGCCCGCTTGCGGGTCCTGTACACGCCCGGGCACACCCCCAATTCCGTGTCGCTGCTCGTCAGCGACCTGGCCCGCTCGCCCGAGCCGCAGATGGTGCTCACCGGGGACGTGCTTTTTGTCGGCGACATCGGCCGGCCGGACCTGCCCGGGGCGGAAATCCTCGACGAGCAGGTGCAAAACCTCCACGACAGCCTCTATAATAAACTCGGCGCCCTGCCGCCGGAACTGGAGGTCTACCCGGCCCACGGCCAGGGCTCGCTGTGCGGCCGGGGTATGAGCGCCAAGGGCTCCTCGACGCTCGGCTACGAACGCCGGGCCAACCCCATGCTCGGCTACGCCGACTTCGCCGCCTTCAAAAAGGCCATCCTGGCCCGCCTGCCCGCCCGGCCCAAGAGCTTTTCCCACATCATCGCCACCAACCGCGCCGGCGCCCCCCTGGGCGAGGCCTGCCCCAGCGAGCGCGAACTGTCCCTCGAACGCTTCGCCGCGCTGCGGGCGGAGCCGGGCACGGTGGTCATCGACAGCCGCGACGCCGCGGCCTACGGCGGCGCCCACATTCCCGGCAGCCTGAATATCGGTTTCGACAAGCAGCTGGCCAACTGG carries:
- a CDS encoding ammonia-forming cytochrome c nitrite reductase subunit c552, encoding MRGKSIRHAALAAIIAAFFFVPYACSPPKPEPVKTVTIPDGEIDPAVWGKAYPEEYESWKKTEEPTPAGKSKYKRGFDADRITYDKLAEFPYMALLFSGWGFGVEYNEPRGHAYMLRDQLEIDASRLKAGGVCLSCKTPYAPMLVKEMGVDYYKLPFKEVLDKIPEKFRTLGVACIDCHNNKDMALNVSRGFSLVPALEGMGVDWQKLTRQEMRTVVCAQCHVTYAIPKNADMQSVGLFFPWQDSKWGNITVENIIHKLRSDETIKEWKQTVTGFKLAFIRHPEFEFFSNNSVHWKAGAACADCHMPYTKVGVHKISDHRVTSPLKNDMKACIQCHSESADWLKEQVIAIQDRTVSLQIRAGNATAATAKLFEIAHKAQAEGKAIDKAFYDKAKEFYEEAFYRSLFIGAENSMGFHNPTEALRILGDSIAFAVKAEGYLRQALTKAGVEVPLAIDLELAKYLEGRGTKKLPGHPEMEFKDPMGVQQRF
- the nrfH gene encoding cytochrome c nitrite reductase small subunit gives rise to the protein MGHAGKRGVRIVAVIGLAAVGLGLFLALGPPRLLAKSESPDFCASCHVMEAEYEAWFHHGAHKRIRCVDCHLPNDNLAGHYVWKSIDGMKDVFVFHSGRVPEDIRISAHGKAVVQANCIRCHETAVEMLDQKRYCWDCHRRVMHKHVGVPLTR
- a CDS encoding VanZ family protein, giving the protein MIETPMFRRFMLAVWIVSVAATVWLSLTPRLELPLDFWNADKLYHGLTYAWLGALPLWAFARGDRARVAAYLMIVLGGLLEWGQSFVPGRSASMGDAVANALGVFVGIWLSEMLRARCRGCRGLDE
- a CDS encoding Mrp/NBP35 family ATP-binding protein, encoding MNENGLRDLNDEIKKKPVTGLDKVKAVVVVLSGKGGVGKSTVAANLAAGLAMEGRRTGLLDVDVHGPSIPRLLKLAGNRPDMAENMLVPVDWHWNLGVMSIGFLLPGADDAVIWRGPAKAGVIQQLAEQVAWGERDVLVVDCPPGTGDEPLSVLQIFGDKAMAVIVTSPQDVAVDDVRRSITFCRQLSTPICGIVENLSGFACPSCGAVHDIFSTGGGEKLAAEANVPFLGRIPIDPEVARSGDDGDVFLAVAGKSPSAQAFKGVIAHVLAALDNPPAAKG
- a CDS encoding iron-sulfur cluster assembly scaffold protein; the protein is MDARNDQDALDMILDVFEREQAADLVAQFGEKGLAIWREAPNRPRLTEPTAVGTVKGSCGDTIAIAIEVAGETIARTDFDTDGCAASQIAAATAAALARGKNLDDAVDIDEAAIVSAVGRFPDDHRHCAYLAAAAVREAVHRWMIAGGVLGQMERKTQGE
- a CDS encoding NifB/NifX family molybdenum-iron cluster-binding protein encodes the protein MSEVVAVSSEGPTLDDAVDARFGRAAGFVLIDAAGGTRYLDNGASQAMAHGAGIETARRIAEAGATVLLTGVVGPKAAAALKSVGLAVVEGMEGRTVGQALAAYRQGKGA
- a CDS encoding ATP-binding protein — encoded protein: MRIAIASGKGGTGKTTVSAALASVWTEAVSRPVLAADLDVEEPNLHLFLRPVITEAHVANLEIPVIDAAACTRCGACREICQFGAVTILGDTPLVFDDMCHGCGACLAVCPVAAMSPGAREVGRVEEGAAGSIAFVNGRLRVGEAMSPVLIRAVTARVNGKLAALPESERPDVLLDAPPGVSCPAQNAVATADVIVLVVEPTPFGIHDFALAVEAFAPLGKPLTVVVNKAGEASPELDALCRRENLPVLAAIPDDRAIAEGYARGRLLPEMSPACRALCLDLARQLAALRPEARHA
- a CDS encoding ATP-binding protein, encoding MREIVVLSGKGGAGKTSITAAFAALARNAIVCDLDVDAPDLHILLSPKDTAAEEFVSGNLAQVEASDCDGCGVCREICRFEAVSVGEDGKAVIDPHRCEGCKACVALCPRRAIAFPPRVCGYFAVSASRFGPFVHARLDPGGENSGRLVALLKRRARELAEKAGHELIVCDGAPGIACPVISALSGASLAVLVVEPTPSGTHDFARVAKLCDHFKLPTGVIVNKADLNPEETARLEALCRQAGRPVLGRLPYSPDVTRAMKAKVTLPEYGGPLAGDIARLWEATNALAQTCAKAK
- a CDS encoding NifB/NifX family molybdenum-iron cluster-binding protein; protein product: METLRIAIPSSQPGGMDCAVGAHFGHCDCYTVVDVADGQVTEVATLPNVPHVQGGCMAPVNHLSQNGVTVLLAGGMGMRPLMGFEQVGIAVYHGGEAASVGEAVAAFLSGSLPRFSRSNTCGGGLG
- a CDS encoding FmdB family zinc ribbon protein, with protein sequence MPIYDIECPGCGYAGEVIRPGAEDAPACPRCGAPAVKLLSPTSSLTGKTATGLPGPSDHGCCGSRPGQAGCAGPGSCCGKA
- a CDS encoding MBL fold metallo-hydrolase, yielding MAAPTLLVLSDNRSLDDRLAFEHGWSVWVDAGPHGDLLWDTGQTGVFLENARTLGIDPTTARAVALSHGHHDHAGGLPELLAAGYAGPVHAHPGVLLRRYSRRDGTTFRSIGMGDGRLAGGIPGFSPVTETRELLPGVTILTAIPRLPGNHEATENLFRDATGRVPDDVPDDAFLVIAGADGPFVLLGCCHAGLANSLAQVKARLGLSRLAAVAGGLHLGGAGLQALEQAAATLETFGVERLYPGHCTGQAGLDFLRRHFSGEVTETGCGLRIRP
- a CDS encoding MBL fold metallo-hydrolase, producing the protein MYFKQIQTPGLGCFSYVLGCPAARVCAVVDPRRDIDRYLEIARDEGMAIAAVIETHLHADHVSGGQELRAATGAVIHIHPGAGVAYPHAPLAEGQVLEFGAARLRVLYTPGHTPNSVSLLVSDLARSPEPQMVLTGDVLFVGDIGRPDLPGAEILDEQVQNLHDSLYNKLGALPPELEVYPAHGQGSLCGRGMSAKGSSTLGYERRANPMLGYADFAAFKKAILARLPARPKSFSHIIATNRAGAPLGEACPSERELSLERFAALRAEPGTVVIDSRDAAAYGGAHIPGSLNIGFDKQLANWVGMSVAPGAPILIVAADRERAAAMRLELFRIGYDAVLGHLAGGMAAWTLSGRPVASLPQMSVRDLAMALSGDRPPLTLDVRTEAEWEAGHIAQALHRPFADILERGVDFCLDGPVAVICGSGYRSNIIGSALAAKGCADVRSVAGGMIAWGRAGLPTTAAP